From Salvia splendens isolate huo1 chromosome 3, SspV2, whole genome shotgun sequence, a single genomic window includes:
- the LOC121796487 gene encoding cilia- and flagella-associated protein 251-like, translating to MKFLFRRKRRSKNKPTATKFKVWCGVAPNDNNNKVDTNRQEAAFSRYQEAPEVPVESPEAAAAETVPQEKKDGDENKETTTLWDEEGVPVEAKPKEEKKEVAETVEVKDEEKEAVETVEVKEVDGIEAPKEKKEEVGTHAVPKEDKKEE from the exons ATGAAATTCTTGTTCAGAAGAAAAAGG AGGTCGAAGAATAAGCCAACTGCAACTAAATTTaaggtgtggtgtggtgtggctCCCAacgataataataataaggttGACACAAACAGGCAG GAAGCTGCCTTCTCCCGCTATCAGGAAGCCCCTGAGGTGCCTGTTGAGTCGCCTGAGGCTGCAGCAGCAGAGACAGTGCCACAG GAGAAGAAAGATGGGGATGAAAACAAGGAGACTACTACTTTG TGGGATGAGGAAGGAGTTCCAGTTGAGGCAAAGCCAAAGGAGGAGAAAAAAGAGGTAGCAGAAACAGTTGAAGTAAAGGATGAAGAAAAAGAGGCAGTAGAAACTGTTGAAGTAAAGGAGGTAGATGGAATTGAAGCACCCAAGGAGAAGAAAGAGGAAGTAGGAACCCATGCCGTGCCAAAGGAGGATAAGAAAGAAGAGTAG
- the LOC121796488 gene encoding 60S ribosomal protein L9-2-like, with amino-acid sequence MILCLCKNDTLHDLHGHTSTVIEVEGPRGKLSRNFKHLNLDFQLITDDTTGKKELKIDAWFGSRKTTAAIRTALSHVQNLINGVTQGYRYKMRFVYAHFPINASITGSGSAIEIRNFLGEKKVRKVDMLDGVSIVRSEKVKDELVLEGNDIELVSRSCALINQKCLVKNKDIRKFLDGIYVSEKGAIAVEEN; translated from the exons ATGATACTTTGCTTATGCAAGAATGATACTTTGCATGatttgcatggacacacatcCACAGTGATCGAGGTCGAAGGCCCCAGGGGAAAACTCTCCCGCAATTTCAAGCATCTCAACCTCGATTTCCAGCTCATTACTGACGACACTACCGGAAAGAAGGAGCTCAAAATCGACGCCTGGTTCGGCAGCCGAAAAACCACCGCCGCCATCCGCACCGCGCTCAGTCATGTCCAGAATTTGATCAACGGCGTTACCCAAGGTTACCGTTACAAGATGCGATTTGTCTACGCTCACTTCCCAATCAACGCATCCATAACTGGCAGCGGCTCTGCCATTGAAATCCGGAATTTCCTTGGCGAGAAGAAG GTTAGGAAGGTTGATATGCTTGATGGGGTTTCCATTGTGCGGTCTGAGAAGGTCAAGGATGAACTTGTTTTGGAGGGCAATGACATCGAGCTCGTGTCTCGATCATGTGCTTTGATCAACCAG AAATGCCTTGTAAAGAACAAGGATATCCGAAAGTTCCTGGACGGTATCTATGTGAGCGAGAAGGGGGCCATTGCTGTGGAGGAAAATTAG
- the LOC121794632 gene encoding 40S ribosomal protein S4-1: MARGLKKHLKRLNAPSHWMLDKLGGAFAPKPSSGPHKSRECLPLILILRNRLKYALTYREVIAILMQRHIQVDGKVRTDKTYPAGFMDVVSIPKTNENFRLLYDTKGRFRLHSIRDEEAKFKMCKVRSVQFGKKGIPYINTYDGRTIRYPDPLIKANDTIKLDLESNKIVDFIKYDVGNVVMVTGGRNRGRVGVIKNREKHKGSFETLHIQDATGHEFATRSGNVFTIGKGTKPWISLPKGKGIKLTIIEEARKRLQAQSAAA, from the exons ATG GCTAGAGGTTTGAAGAAACACTTGAAGAGGCTCAATGCCCCCAGTCACTGGATGTTGGACAAGCTTGGTGGTGCTTTT GCTCCCAAACCATCATCAGGACCCCACAAATCCAGGGAATGTCTGCCATTGATTCTTATCTTGAGGAACAGGCTCAAGTATGCTCTTACTTACCGTGAGGTCATTGCTATTTTGATGCAACGTCACATTCAGGTTGATGGAAAGGTCAGGACTGACAAGACTTATCCAGCTGGTTTCATGG ATGTTGTGTCTATCCCAAAGACCAATGAGAATTTCCGCCTTCTCTATGATACCAAGGGTCGCTTCAGGCTTCACTCTATCCGGGATGAGGAAGCTAAG TTTAAGATGTGCAAGGTTCGTTCAGTTCAATTTGGAAAGAAGGGCATTCCATACATCAACACATATGATGGGAGGACCATTCGCTATCCAGATCCTCTTATCAAGGCTAATGACACTATCAAGCTGGATCTTGAGAGCAACAAAATTGTCGATTTTATCAAGTATGATGTCGGCAATGTTGTCATGGTCACTGGTGGTAGGAACAGGGGCCGTGTTGGTGTGATCAAGAACCGTGAGAAGCATAAGGGAAGTTTTGAGACCCTTCACATTCAGGATGCTACTGGCCATGAGTTCGCAACTAGATCTGGGAATGTGTTTACAATTGGGAAGGGTACTAAGCCCTGGATATCTCTTCCAAAGGGCAAAGGCATAAAGTTGACCATTATTGAGGAGGCAAGGAAGAGGCTTCAGGCTCAGTCTGCTGCAGCTTAG
- the LOC121794633 gene encoding 60S ribosomal export protein NMD3-like: MAQGVGMFTVPQTIGSVLCCRCGILMQPNAANMCANCLRSEIDITEGLQKHVIIIFCPECNSFLQPPRTWIKAELESKELLTFCVKRLKNLNTVRMVHAEFIWTEPHSKRIKIKLKVQKEVLHGAILEQAYTVEYVVQDQLCESCARVQANPDQWVAAVQLRQHVPHRRTFFYLEQLILKHDAAKDAIRITQMDQGIDFFFGKRSHGVKFVEFVGKVAPTRSRTDKQLVSQDSKSNTYHYKYTFSVEISPICREDLICLPPKLSVSLGNLGPLVICTKVTNTIALLDPRTLRQCFLDAEQYWRSSFKALLSSRQLTEYMIIDMEEVRSEENVGGSRYVLADAHVARVSDLGKNDRHFIVRTHLGHLLSCGDYALGYDLYSANSNDFELDKYRGVIPDVILIKKSYEEKRQQRQRKSRSWKLKSLNMEVDDGTRGREHEEKMNTEYEHFLRDLEENPDLRFNLSLYRNKEYEPSMGSVADGEDVPSVPLDELLADLDLSDEEPEEDEMVE, encoded by the coding sequence ATGGCACAGGGAGTGGGTATGTTTACTGTGCCCCAGACCATCGGCAGCGTCTTATGCTGCAGGTGTGGCATATTGATGCAACCGAATGCTGCAAATATGTGTGCCAACTGTCTGCGCTCTGAAATTGACATAACCGAAGGTCTTCAGAAGCATGTTATCATCATATTTTGCCCTGAGTGTAACTCCTTTCTGCAACCTCCGAGGACTTGGATCAAAGCCGAACTTGAGTCGAAAGAGCTGCTAACATTCTGTGTCAAGAGGCTGAAGAATTTGAACACTGTTCGAATGGTGCATGCGGAGTTCATTTGGACAGAACCTCATTCCAAGAGGATTAAAATCAAGTTGAAGGTTCAGAAAGAGGTTCTTCATGGAGCAATACTTGAACAGGCTTACACTGTTGAATATGTAGTGCAAGATCAGTTGTGTGAATCTTGTGCGAGGGTTCAGGCTAATCCAGATCAGTGGGTTGCTGCAGTACAATTGCGACAGCATGTTCCTCACAGGCGCACATTTTTCTACCTGGAGCAGCTTATCCTTAAGCACGACGCCGCTAAAGATGCCATCAGAATCACGCAGATGGATCAGGGTATTGACTTCTTCTTTGGTAAAAGAAGTCATGGTGTGAAGTTTGTCGAGTTTGTTGGTAAAGTAGCACCGACTAGGAGCAGAACTGATAAGCAACTCGTGTCTCAAGACTCGAAGAGCAATACTTACCATTATAAGTACACTTTCTCTGTTGAAATTAGTCCTATCTGTCGTGAAGATCTGATTTGTCTTCCACCTAAACTCTCTGTTAGTTTGGGAAATCTCGGACCACTAGTTATATGCACTAAAGTAACCAACACCATAGCTCTGTTAGATCCACGGACCCTTAGGCAATGCTTCCTGGACGCGGAGCAGTATTGGAGATCATCTTTTAAGGCTTTATTGTCAAGCAGACAGCTTACAGAGTACATGATCATAGATATGGAGGAGGTTCGTTCTGAAGAGAATGTTGGTGGGTCAAGATATGTTTTGGCCGATGCACATGTAGCACGCGTATCAGATTTGGGGAAGAATGACAGACATTTCATTGTAAGAACTCATTTGGGGCATCTCTTGAGTTGTGGGGACTATGCTCTTGGTTATGACTTGTATAGTGCCAACAGTAATGATTTTGAATTGGACAAATACAGAGGTGTTATTCCGGATGTGATATTGATTAAAAAGAGCTATGAGGAGAAGCGCCAACAGAGACAGCGCAAGTCTCGTTCATGGAAGCTCAAGTCACTTAACATGGAGGTCGATGATGGTACCAGAGGCAGAGAACATGAGGAGAAGATGAACACTGAGTACGAACATTTCTTGAGAGATCTGGAGGAAAATCCTGATTTGAGATTCAATCTGTCCCTGTACCGCAATAAGGAATACGAGCCATCAATGGGTTCTGTGGCTGATGGAGAGGATGTTCCTTCTGTTCCATTGGATGAGTTGCTTGCAGATCTTGATCTATCCGATGAGGAACCCGAGGAGGATGAAATGGTGGAATGA
- the LOC121796490 gene encoding NDR1/HIN1-like protein 26, whose amino-acid sequence MSIIHEKSPKHCAEKQRTKILNKSKKKLLVCASTFFLCILCLILLLCFILHPSNPHFSLTQVDINHVDITSPSPFLNSSINLTLLSTNPNKGIGIYYDGFLLHASYNSHAMTPDTSVPPFFQDHQQPNLLNASLLGNHHHVDLSLVAEKLPLGFTATGSLRWKVGNWISRRYGFSVDCETVLPLGRIDSILLTSKQPTVCSTSF is encoded by the coding sequence atgtCTATAATCCATGAGAAATCCCCCAAACACTGCGCAGAGAAGCAAAGAACAAAAATACTCAACAAATCAAAGAAGAAGCTCTTGGTCTGCGCATCGACGTTCTTCCTCTGCATCCTCTGCCTCATACTCCTCCTCTGTTTCATCCTACACCCCTCCAACCCCCACTTCTCTCTCACACAAGTTGACATCAATCACGTTGATATAACATCACCATCACCCTTCCTCAACTCCTCCATCAACCTCACTCTCCTATCCACCAACCCTAACAAGGGAATCGGAATCTACTATGACGGATTCCTCCTACATGCTTCCTACAACAGCCACGCCATGACTCCCGACACCTCTGTTCCACCATTCTTTCAAGATCATCAACAGCCCAACCTCCTCAACGCCTCGTTACTCGGTAACCACCACCATGTCGACCTTTCACTAGTTGCCGAAAAACTGCCGTTGGGTTTCACAGCCACCGGCAGCCTCAGGTGGAAAGTGGGGAATTGGATTTCTAGGAGATATGGATTCAGTGTAGATTGTGAGACTGTTTTGCCGTTGGGACGTATAGATTCGATTCTCTTGACTTCCAAACAACCCACAGTTTGTTCTACTTCGTTTTGA